From the genome of Proteus vulgaris, one region includes:
- a CDS encoding ATP-dependent nuclease, translating to MYISSIDISNYRSFRSQNVQFKNDINVIVGHNNAGKTNLLRALAIVLDNSSSKSLSIDDFNKNIPLDELKIAAPKVSIAVTFKKGNDHTPDDLVTIANCLTKLEEDYEAKLTYELFLPEKEQPNYLQELDKVKNTISKEDIWRIIESKFLRKYKYKIWAGKVENKDPVSSEIISKFDFQFLDAIRDVERDMLSGKNNLLKDVFQFFIDYDLKKNINTLESDEIEKKVQEIRTREDMFKTSSENVLLQLHERMSEGKSEILGYANKTGADFNDSYPDFDGSVSEKDMLFALQLIIKKKTGITLPATHNGLGYNNLIYMSLLLAKMQVNSDGSYMGSNAKIFPMLAIEEPEAHLHPSMQHKLLKFLSDKNNKARQVFITTHSTHITSLCKLDNIINLYSDDEEYTVSYPSRALDNDDSKRYVQRFLDATKSDMLFAQKVIFVEGIAEQLLISTFAKYYDNEVKKIQPDLSRCLEDNHISVINVGGRYFEHFLKIFDTNNENAIPKKVVCLTDRDPVRKIESGNYEKCYPFEIGIDKETYDYSNNSSQLIDKYKNHKNIRYFSQGEKSKTFEYELVLENPKLKLLLTDSISNKKELEKLMDSIDELPIEEFIELLNKGTEKKPHEENNRIIESIQHCSWDEYSKKKAILASRYLNSVGKGENALLLSDVLERNLEKIGTDEYQEFVVPQYIKDGIDFLCA from the coding sequence GTGTACATTTCTAGTATCGATATCTCAAATTACAGAAGCTTCAGAAGTCAAAACGTACAATTTAAAAATGATATTAACGTTATCGTAGGGCATAACAATGCAGGTAAAACAAATCTTTTACGTGCATTAGCTATTGTACTGGATAACTCATCTTCAAAGAGCCTATCTATTGATGATTTTAACAAAAATATTCCTTTGGACGAGTTAAAGATTGCTGCACCAAAGGTCTCGATAGCTGTTACCTTTAAAAAAGGGAACGACCACACTCCAGATGATTTAGTTACGATTGCGAACTGCCTGACTAAGCTTGAGGAGGATTATGAAGCTAAACTGACCTATGAACTATTTTTGCCAGAAAAAGAACAACCCAACTATTTACAAGAGCTAGATAAAGTAAAAAATACTATTTCAAAAGAAGATATATGGAGGATCATTGAGTCTAAGTTTTTAAGAAAATATAAGTATAAAATTTGGGCTGGTAAAGTTGAAAATAAAGATCCTGTTAGTAGCGAAATCATCAGTAAGTTTGATTTTCAGTTTTTGGATGCAATTAGAGATGTTGAAAGAGACATGCTCAGCGGAAAAAATAACTTACTCAAAGATGTATTTCAGTTTTTTATAGACTATGACCTTAAGAAAAATATCAATACTCTTGAATCAGATGAAATAGAAAAAAAAGTACAAGAAATCAGGACTAGAGAAGATATGTTTAAGACATCCTCTGAAAACGTATTACTGCAACTGCATGAAAGAATGTCAGAGGGAAAGAGTGAAATACTAGGCTATGCTAACAAAACTGGTGCGGATTTTAATGATTCGTATCCTGACTTTGATGGTAGCGTTTCTGAAAAAGATATGCTGTTTGCTTTGCAACTTATAATAAAAAAGAAAACGGGAATAACGTTACCCGCAACTCATAACGGTTTAGGATACAATAACTTAATATACATGTCTCTTCTCTTGGCAAAAATGCAAGTTAATTCTGATGGTAGCTATATGGGAAGTAACGCTAAGATATTCCCCATGTTAGCAATCGAAGAACCAGAGGCACACCTTCATCCATCGATGCAACACAAACTATTGAAGTTCTTAAGTGACAAGAATAATAAAGCTAGACAAGTTTTTATCACGACTCATTCAACACACATAACGTCATTATGTAAATTGGACAATATAATAAATCTGTATTCCGATGATGAGGAATATACAGTTTCCTACCCTTCAAGAGCATTAGATAACGATGATAGTAAAAGGTATGTTCAGCGATTCTTAGATGCAACTAAATCTGATATGCTGTTTGCTCAAAAAGTTATCTTTGTTGAAGGAATTGCTGAACAGTTACTAATATCAACTTTTGCAAAATATTATGACAATGAAGTCAAAAAGATACAGCCAGATCTTTCCAGATGCTTAGAAGACAACCATATTTCTGTAATTAATGTTGGTGGTCGGTACTTCGAGCATTTCTTGAAAATTTTCGATACAAATAATGAAAATGCTATTCCTAAAAAGGTTGTATGTCTAACTGATAGAGATCCGGTAAGAAAAATAGAAAGCGGTAATTATGAAAAGTGTTATCCCTTTGAGATAGGAATTGATAAAGAAACTTATGATTATTCTAACAACTCATCACAATTGATTGATAAATATAAAAATCATAAAAATATAAGATATTTTAGCCAAGGAGAGAAGAGTAAAACCTTTGAATATGAGCTTGTTTTAGAAAACCCAAAACTTAAACTTCTATTAACTGATTCCATTAGTAATAAAAAAGAACTGGAAAAATTAATGGATTCAATTGACGAACTACCAATTGAAGAATTCATTGAGCTATTGAATAAAGGAACTGAGAAAAAACCACACGAAGAAAACAATCGAATCATCGAGTCCATTCAGCACTGTTCATGGGATGAATATAGTAAAAAGAAAGCTATATTAGCATCCAGATACTTGAACTCCGTGGGTAAAGGTGAAAATGCACTATTACTATCTGACGTATTAGAAAGAAACCTTGAGAAAATAGGTACAGATGAATACCAAGAATTTGTAGTGCCTCAATATATTAAGGATGGGATTGACTTTCTATGTGCATAA